In one Pseudomonas purpurea genomic region, the following are encoded:
- a CDS encoding HAD family hydrolase — MDIQEQTPVPVLSVFDFDGTLTRHDSFVPFLRFAYGNGRFALCMTRMLFPGLRYLVGGLNRDELKAHLIRVFLTGESAQWVSAKAEAFCAQYWTRLLRPNGLVAVAAEVESGAIVTLCSASPALVLKPFAERLGIKLIATELEVIDGTLTGTIVGNNCRSLFKVLRLQSVYGSLTQFRIRAWGDTRGDHELLAAAQDPHWRVFHPAWRRLRKVRFQNADNVSTTSTAQRVEGNSSTPTNSEHRHGE; from the coding sequence ATGGATATTCAAGAGCAAACGCCCGTCCCGGTGCTGTCGGTTTTCGACTTTGACGGCACCCTGACCCGCCATGACAGCTTTGTACCATTCCTGAGGTTCGCCTACGGCAACGGCCGTTTCGCGCTGTGCATGACCCGTATGCTGTTTCCCGGTTTGCGCTATCTGGTGGGCGGCCTCAACCGCGACGAACTCAAGGCCCACCTGATCCGGGTGTTCCTGACCGGCGAAAGCGCCCAATGGGTCAGCGCCAAGGCCGAAGCCTTCTGCGCGCAGTACTGGACCCGGCTGCTGCGCCCCAACGGCCTGGTGGCGGTGGCTGCCGAAGTTGAATCCGGCGCCATCGTGACGCTCTGTTCGGCCTCGCCCGCGCTGGTACTCAAACCCTTCGCCGAGCGCCTGGGGATCAAACTGATCGCGACGGAACTGGAAGTCATCGACGGCACCTTGACCGGCACCATCGTCGGTAACAACTGCCGAAGCCTGTTCAAGGTCCTGCGCCTGCAAAGTGTCTACGGTTCACTGACGCAGTTTCGCATCCGTGCATGGGGCGACACCCGTGGCGATCATGAACTGCTGGCCGCCGCCCAGGACCCGCACTGGCGGGTGTTTCACCCGGCCTGGCGTCGTCTTCGTAAAGTACGTTTTCAAAATGCCGACAACGTCAGCACGACAAGCACTGCGCAACGCGTTGAAGGCAACAGCAGCACCCCTACCAATTCTGAGCATCGACATGGAGAGTAA